A region from the Chloroflexota bacterium genome encodes:
- a CDS encoding alpha/beta hydrolase, whose product MADVRVEQDVTAVSVGGRDLKVDIFYPGDNANGACLLFLPGGGFRTANKAGLHERYAPRIAEQGYVFIATEYRVMEEAMWPAQIQDAKALIRWTRANAERLGIDPDRIVLGGASAGGNLSTLAGGTQGNAYYEGDGGNEGVSSDVAAIIGVYPVTDVTERAYGEGREQLYGVNPSADFVRAASPIHQVNPSYPPTLLIHGTGDSTVPYSHSTSLFDALEAVGVPVELHLYAKQEHIFDREPAFAESVSAVMALFMDRYVPAAVPA is encoded by the coding sequence ATGGCGGACGTGAGAGTTGAGCAGGACGTGACGGCGGTCTCCGTGGGCGGCCGTGACCTGAAGGTGGACATCTTCTACCCGGGCGACAACGCGAACGGAGCATGCCTGCTGTTCCTGCCCGGCGGCGGTTTCCGGACCGCCAACAAGGCCGGCCTGCACGAGCGGTACGCGCCCCGCATCGCCGAGCAGGGCTACGTCTTCATCGCGACGGAGTACCGCGTGATGGAGGAGGCCATGTGGCCCGCGCAGATCCAGGACGCCAAGGCGCTCATCCGCTGGACGCGCGCCAACGCCGAGCGGCTCGGCATCGACCCGGACCGCATCGTGCTGGGCGGCGCGTCTGCGGGCGGCAACCTGTCGACGCTCGCGGGCGGCACGCAGGGCAACGCGTACTACGAGGGCGACGGCGGCAACGAGGGCGTCAGCAGCGACGTCGCGGCCATTATCGGCGTCTACCCCGTGACCGACGTGACGGAGCGGGCCTACGGTGAGGGGCGGGAGCAGCTCTACGGCGTGAACCCGAGCGCGGACTTCGTGCGCGCCGCGAGCCCCATCCACCAGGTGAACCCCAGCTACCCCCCGACGCTGCTCATCCACGGCACGGGCGACTCGACGGTGCCCTACTCGCACTCGACGAGCCTTTTCGATGCGCTGGAGGCCGTCGGCGTGCCCGTCGAGCTGCACCTGTACGCCAAGCAGGAGCACATCTTCGACCGGGAGCCGGCGTTCGCGGAGTCGGTGTCGGCGGTCATGGCGCTGTTCATGGACCGCTACGTGCCCGCGGCGGTGCCGGCGTAG
- a CDS encoding peptide ABC transporter substrate-binding protein, producing the protein MRRWLNITVLFAALALGALTLACGGEEEPASSTGSGGDDLTLGGDSGSAGGEGVFRRLWQEPPTLDPHEAGDTTSAGILVEVFSGLVALNTALQVTPDLAERWDVSDDGLTYTFHLRSDAKFHNGKPVTAEDVKYSFERATDAEYQSPEVSAYLDDIVGVLPKLAGQADEVTGVRVIDANTIEITIDAPKPYFLAKLTYPTSFVLDKENLEAEGDNWVFKPNGTGPFKLAEYRVGQIIVLERNEHYYRGPALLDRVELILSGGSAMAMYENGEIDITGVGLSELDRVSNPLEPLNAEVVVAPPGFSLAYIGFNLSEPPFDDVNFRRALAYAIDKETIAHRVLLELVAPATGILPPEFPGYNPAVQAPGFDPVKAQELLAQSKYADSASRIIVTIPGTGGSAGLDLQAILEMWEDTLGLTVELQQVETATYWDDLNDGRLQAFAGLGWQADYPDPQDFLDILFHSESQLNQSGYSNPEVDRLLEAARVEQDWETRKALYNEAEQLIVDDVPWVLLWFSGENIVLLKPYVKGYALTPLIVPKLKDVWIEGR; encoded by the coding sequence ATGCGACGTTGGCTCAACATAACGGTATTGTTCGCTGCCCTGGCCCTCGGAGCCCTCACGCTTGCGTGCGGCGGCGAGGAAGAGCCCGCGTCCTCCACCGGCTCGGGCGGCGACGACCTGACCCTCGGAGGTGACAGTGGCAGCGCAGGCGGCGAGGGCGTCTTCCGACGACTGTGGCAGGAGCCGCCCACCCTCGACCCGCATGAGGCGGGCGACACCACGTCGGCGGGCATTCTTGTGGAAGTGTTCAGCGGGCTTGTGGCCCTGAACACGGCGCTGCAGGTGACGCCGGACCTGGCCGAGCGCTGGGACGTCAGCGATGACGGGTTGACCTATACTTTCCACCTTCGCTCCGACGCCAAGTTCCACAACGGCAAGCCGGTCACCGCCGAGGACGTGAAGTACTCCTTCGAGCGGGCAACCGATGCCGAGTATCAGTCGCCGGAGGTTTCGGCGTACCTGGACGACATCGTCGGCGTGCTGCCCAAGCTCGCCGGGCAGGCGGACGAGGTCACCGGCGTCCGGGTCATCGACGCCAACACCATTGAGATCACCATTGACGCGCCAAAGCCCTACTTCCTCGCCAAGCTCACCTACCCCACGTCCTTTGTGCTGGACAAGGAGAACCTGGAGGCGGAGGGCGACAACTGGGTGTTCAAGCCCAACGGCACCGGCCCGTTCAAGCTGGCCGAGTACCGCGTCGGCCAGATCATCGTGCTGGAGCGGAACGAGCACTACTACCGTGGGCCCGCGCTGCTGGACCGCGTGGAGCTCATCCTCTCCGGCGGCTCCGCGATGGCGATGTACGAGAATGGCGAGATTGACATCACGGGCGTCGGCCTCTCGGAGCTTGACCGCGTCAGCAACCCGCTGGAGCCGCTGAACGCCGAGGTAGTGGTCGCGCCGCCGGGGTTCAGCCTGGCCTACATCGGCTTCAACCTGTCGGAGCCGCCCTTCGATGACGTGAACTTCCGGCGCGCGCTGGCCTATGCCATCGACAAGGAGACCATTGCGCACCGGGTGCTGCTGGAGCTGGTGGCGCCCGCGACGGGCATCCTGCCGCCGGAATTCCCGGGCTACAACCCGGCCGTGCAGGCCCCGGGCTTCGACCCGGTGAAGGCGCAGGAGCTGCTGGCCCAGTCGAAGTACGCGGACAGCGCGTCCCGCATCATTGTGACCATCCCGGGCACCGGCGGCTCGGCGGGCCTGGACCTGCAGGCGATCCTGGAGATGTGGGAGGACACGCTGGGGCTGACGGTGGAGTTGCAGCAGGTGGAGACCGCCACCTACTGGGATGACCTCAACGACGGACGGCTGCAGGCCTTCGCCGGACTCGGCTGGCAGGCCGACTACCCGGACCCGCAGGACTTCCTGGACATCCTCTTCCACTCGGAAAGCCAGTTGAACCAGAGCGGCTACAGCAACCCCGAGGTCGACCGCCTGCTTGAGGCCGCCCGCGTGGAGCAGGACTGGGAGACCCGCAAGGCCCTCTACAACGAGGCGGAGCAGCTCATCGTGGACGACGTTCCGTGGGTGCTCCTCTGGTTCAGCGGCGAGAACATCGTCCTGCTGAAGCCGTACGTCAAGGGCTATGCACTCACGCCGCTCATCGTCCCCAAGCTCAAGGACGTCTGGATCGAGGGCCGCTAG
- a CDS encoding CPBP family intramembrane metalloprotease produces the protein MVSNTKGVVAFVLLAYGLAWTLWEAVLLLGLPADNPVFQLAILPGAMAPAAAAVVVRKWVTREGFADAGFRLNLVHWRYYAAGWTMPLFVVTAIVLLTVAFGVSDPDFTLDRALRELAPEGTEVFELPTGIFAVVVVQVMVSAVFVTPILFGEEFGWRGYLQPRLFCDRPLLGAVATGIIWSLWHLPINLRGYNFPDDPLLGMCVFTGSAIMLSIIFGWLRARTGSIWAASLGHSATNAIGGGLTLFLFLGAPNWLFVSYVGILGWVPLGAICVWIVLTGQLDGKGPGQAEQTTLNPPKTIDPDTGV, from the coding sequence TTGGTCAGCAACACAAAGGGTGTCGTTGCCTTCGTCCTCCTCGCCTACGGGTTAGCATGGACTCTGTGGGAGGCCGTGCTGCTGCTGGGCCTGCCCGCCGACAACCCCGTCTTTCAGCTTGCAATCCTGCCGGGCGCCATGGCTCCGGCGGCTGCCGCAGTCGTTGTGCGGAAGTGGGTAACCCGAGAGGGGTTTGCGGACGCAGGGTTCCGGCTGAACCTGGTCCACTGGCGTTACTACGCCGCCGGGTGGACCATGCCCCTCTTTGTAGTCACGGCGATTGTGCTCTTGACCGTGGCCTTCGGCGTCAGCGACCCGGACTTTACCCTCGACCGCGCCCTGCGCGAGCTGGCGCCCGAGGGCACGGAAGTATTCGAGTTGCCAACGGGCATCTTCGCGGTTGTGGTCGTGCAGGTGATGGTCTCCGCCGTTTTCGTCACACCCATCCTGTTCGGCGAGGAGTTCGGCTGGCGCGGCTACCTGCAGCCACGGTTATTCTGCGACCGGCCGCTGCTGGGCGCCGTCGCGACCGGCATCATCTGGTCGCTCTGGCACCTGCCCATCAACCTGCGAGGCTACAACTTCCCTGACGACCCGCTGCTGGGCATGTGCGTCTTCACGGGAAGCGCGATCATGCTGTCCATCATCTTCGGCTGGCTCCGCGCGAGGACAGGGAGCATCTGGGCGGCCAGTCTTGGGCACTCCGCGACGAACGCCATCGGAGGCGGCCTGACGCTGTTCCTCTTTCTCGGAGCCCCGAACTGGCTGTTCGTCAGCTACGTGGGCATCCTCGGATGGGTACCGTTGGGCGCGATTTGCGTATGGATAGTGCTGACCGGACAGCTCGACGGCAAGGGTCCCGGACAAGCCGAACAGACCACACTCAATCCGCCGAAGACCATCGACCCCGATACCGGGGTGTAA
- the prfB gene encoding peptide chain release factor 2 (programmed frameshift): MLDLRSQIESLQGRISYLLERLDVTGKEQEVTRLHGQSSAAAFWDNPMRAQGVMQRLSTLGQEIDAWRGVEAQAAGLAELVTMSLHEGDSDLTEDIGRETAELAARVADMEFELVFSGPHDDQNAIFAIHAGAGGSDSQDWAQMLLRMYLRWSERKGCRTSVLETSPGEETGIKSAMVEVTGPFAYGWLKVERGVHRLVRLSPFDADHMRHTSFALVEVLPEPADSGAIEIRDEDIRVDTFRASGHGGQNVQKVETAVRITHIPTDIVVTCQNERSQGQNRDVAMRILQARLIEREELLRAEEQARLKGAHVTAGWGNQIRSYVLHPYRMVKDHRSGFETRDPQAVLDGELDGLLRAELMRTVGNGGEG, from the exons ATGCTGGACCTGCGGTCACAAATCGAGTCGCTTCAAGGGAGAATCTCCTATCTCCTGGAGCGTCTT GACGTTACCGGCAAAGAGCAGGAAGTAACCCGGCTTCACGGGCAGTCCTCGGCGGCGGCATTCTGGGACAACCCAATGCGCGCGCAGGGCGTCATGCAACGGTTGTCGACGCTGGGGCAGGAGATTGACGCGTGGCGGGGCGTCGAGGCGCAAGCGGCCGGCTTGGCCGAACTCGTTACCATGAGCCTGCACGAAGGCGACTCCGACCTGACCGAGGACATCGGCCGGGAGACGGCGGAGCTTGCCGCCAGGGTGGCCGACATGGAGTTCGAGCTCGTCTTCTCAGGCCCGCACGACGACCAGAACGCCATCTTCGCCATTCACGCGGGGGCCGGCGGGTCCGACTCCCAGGACTGGGCGCAGATGCTCCTGCGCATGTACCTCCGCTGGTCGGAGCGAAAGGGCTGCCGCACCTCTGTGCTGGAGACATCGCCGGGTGAGGAGACGGGCATCAAGAGCGCCATGGTCGAGGTCACGGGCCCCTTCGCCTACGGCTGGCTCAAGGTAGAGCGGGGCGTCCACCGGCTGGTGCGGCTCTCGCCCTTCGACGCCGACCACATGCGCCACACCTCCTTCGCGCTGGTGGAGGTGCTCCCGGAGCCCGCCGACAGCGGAGCAATCGAGATTCGCGACGAGGACATCCGCGTGGACACCTTCCGGGCCAGCGGGCACGGCGGCCAGAACGTGCAGAAAGTCGAGACTGCCGTGCGCATCACCCACATCCCCACGGACATCGTGGTGACCTGCCAGAACGAGCGCTCGCAGGGGCAAAACCGCGACGTCGCCATGAGGATCCTGCAAGCGCGCCTCATCGAGCGCGAGGAGCTGCTGCGCGCCGAAGAGCAGGCCCGGCTGAAGGGCGCGCACGTCACGGCCGGCTGGGGCAACCAGATACGCAGCTACGTGCTGCACCCTTACCGCATGGTCAAGGACCACCGCAGCGGCTTCGAGACCCGGGACCCGCAGGCGGTGCTGGACGGCGAGCTGGACGGCCTGCTGCGCGCCGAGCTGATGCGCACGGTCGGGAACGGCGGCGAGGGCTAG
- a CDS encoding pyridoxamine 5'-phosphate oxidase family protein: protein MAIEITEEMVEGVNTALANRVPCILATAGSDGWPSMGYRGSMMVFDDTSLAFWERSYKDGIAHIKENPQVLVMFRNPETRQAWKFYGTATIHEDGDTREAVWGKTVEQERNADPEKKGYGVVIALDRITNYGGAVMSEK from the coding sequence ATGGCAATCGAAATCACTGAGGAAATGGTGGAAGGCGTAAACACCGCGTTGGCCAACCGGGTGCCCTGCATCCTGGCCACCGCCGGCAGCGACGGCTGGCCCAGCATGGGCTACCGCGGCAGCATGATGGTCTTCGACGACACCAGCCTGGCTTTCTGGGAGCGCTCCTACAAGGACGGGATCGCCCACATCAAGGAGAACCCGCAGGTGTTGGTGATGTTCCGAAACCCGGAGACGCGCCAGGCCTGGAAGTTCTACGGCACCGCCACCATCCACGAGGACGGCGACACCCGGGAAGCCGTGTGGGGCAAGACCGTGGAGCAGGAGCGCAACGCGGACCCGGAGAAGAAGGGCTACGGCGTGGTGATCGCACTCGACCGGATCACCAACTACGGCGGCGCCGTCATGTCAGAGAAGTAG
- a CDS encoding ABC transporter substrate-binding protein — MALTLTTATGNYGHTKDIVDGALNNDQLALEWVEVSPIINAFRRMIRGLEFDVSEMAISTYLCAKSFNKPITAIPIFPVRGFHHGAIVHNTKAGVSSPKDLEGKKVGVRGWTVTTGVWVRGILAQGYGVDIDKITWVLAGDEHVAEYEYPPNVQPAPEGSSLPDMLASGELAAGIGVGNVDSEDVKPLIGGARDAAVKFFNDTGVYPINHTVVVKDEHLAANPWLAEELYNTFKTAKASYIAKLDAGVDLSDADQALVRNGADVGGDPLPYGIEANRTTMEAIIQACLDQKVIPNRVAVEDVFAPSTVNLA, encoded by the coding sequence ATGGCCCTCACACTGACGACCGCCACCGGGAATTACGGCCACACCAAGGACATCGTTGATGGCGCACTGAACAATGACCAGCTAGCCCTCGAATGGGTGGAGGTCAGCCCCATCATCAACGCCTTCCGGCGCATGATCCGCGGCCTGGAGTTCGACGTCTCAGAGATGGCGATCTCCACGTACCTCTGCGCCAAGTCGTTCAACAAGCCCATTACGGCGATCCCGATCTTCCCTGTGCGCGGCTTCCACCACGGGGCCATCGTCCACAACACCAAGGCCGGCGTCTCCAGCCCCAAGGACCTCGAGGGCAAGAAGGTCGGCGTTCGAGGGTGGACGGTGACCACCGGCGTCTGGGTGCGCGGGATCCTGGCGCAGGGCTACGGCGTGGATATCGACAAGATCACATGGGTTCTCGCAGGCGACGAGCACGTGGCCGAGTACGAGTACCCACCGAACGTGCAGCCCGCCCCGGAGGGCTCAAGCCTGCCCGACATGCTGGCCTCCGGCGAGCTTGCGGCGGGAATCGGCGTCGGCAACGTGGACTCCGAGGACGTGAAGCCCCTCATCGGCGGCGCACGCGACGCGGCGGTCAAGTTCTTCAACGACACCGGCGTCTACCCCATCAACCACACCGTCGTCGTCAAGGACGAGCACCTCGCGGCAAACCCGTGGCTGGCAGAGGAGCTGTACAACACCTTCAAGACGGCCAAGGCTTCCTACATCGCCAAGCTCGATGCGGGCGTGGACCTGTCGGACGCCGACCAGGCCCTGGTGCGCAACGGCGCGGACGTCGGTGGCGACCCGCTCCCCTACGGCATCGAGGCCAACCGCACCACGATGGAGGCCATCATCCAGGCCTGCCTGGACCAGAAGGTCATCCCGAACAGGGTCGCCGTGGAGGACGTCTTCGCGCCCAGCACGGTCAACCTCGCCTAG
- the aroF gene encoding 3-deoxy-7-phosphoheptulonate synthase, with protein sequence MIVVMQQGCTDEQIERVQEAIESKPGFKAPVWRGEERSVIGVIGSIYPELQSELELLPGVVQVLRVSKPYKLAGREFHPDDTRITVRDVTIGGNEMVVMAGPCSVEGEEQLLSTARIAKESGARILRGGAFKPRSSPYSFRGMGVEGLKLLAEARDETGLPVVTEVMTAEDVEVVAEYADILQVGARNVQNFILLDEVGKLRKPVLLKRGFATTYEELLLSAEYIMAGGNSEVILCERGIRTFEEYTRNTLDLAAIPVIKRLSHLPIVADPSHGTGRWHLVPSMALAAVAAGCHGLIIEVHPNPDKALSDGPQSLTFENFQTLMNGIRAVADAIGREVAPPVEAAAGG encoded by the coding sequence ATGATCGTGGTCATGCAACAGGGCTGCACCGACGAGCAGATCGAGCGAGTGCAGGAGGCCATCGAGAGCAAGCCGGGCTTCAAGGCGCCCGTTTGGCGCGGCGAGGAACGCTCCGTCATCGGTGTCATCGGCAGCATCTACCCGGAGTTGCAGTCGGAGTTGGAGCTGCTCCCCGGTGTGGTGCAGGTGTTGCGAGTCTCGAAGCCGTACAAACTGGCTGGACGGGAGTTTCACCCCGACGACACGCGGATCACCGTCAGGGACGTGACCATCGGCGGCAATGAGATGGTAGTGATGGCGGGCCCGTGCTCCGTGGAGGGCGAGGAGCAGCTTCTCTCGACGGCGCGCATTGCGAAGGAATCAGGGGCCCGCATCCTCAGGGGCGGCGCGTTCAAGCCGAGGTCGTCGCCGTACAGCTTCCGCGGCATGGGCGTCGAGGGACTCAAGCTCCTGGCGGAGGCGCGCGACGAGACGGGGCTCCCCGTGGTCACAGAGGTGATGACGGCGGAGGACGTCGAGGTCGTCGCGGAGTACGCCGACATCCTGCAGGTTGGCGCACGGAACGTTCAGAACTTCATCCTCCTGGACGAGGTGGGCAAGTTGCGCAAGCCCGTGCTGCTGAAGCGCGGTTTCGCCACCACGTACGAGGAGTTGCTCCTCTCCGCCGAGTACATCATGGCCGGGGGCAACAGCGAGGTCATCCTCTGCGAACGGGGCATCCGCACGTTTGAGGAGTACACCCGCAACACCCTTGACCTTGCGGCCATTCCCGTCATCAAGCGGCTGAGCCACCTGCCCATCGTCGCGGACCCCAGCCACGGGACAGGGCGCTGGCACCTGGTGCCGTCGATGGCGCTGGCCGCTGTGGCCGCGGGCTGCCACGGCCTCATCATCGAGGTGCACCCGAACCCGGACAAGGCGTTGTCGGACGGGCCGCAGTCGTTGACCTTCGAGAATTTCCAGACCCTGATGAACGGCATCCGCGCCGTCGCCGACGCGATTGGCCGCGAGGTGGCGCCGCCCGTGGAGGCGGCCGCCGGGGGCTAG
- a CDS encoding bifunctional riboflavin kinase/FAD synthetase, which produces MTVLDELARLHSDNPTVVTVGMFDGVHRGHQHLIERLKEAAARKGCASAVITFTNHPRSVMRPDARVPLLNTPEDRLRLISEQGVDLVVPLSFTLEFSYLRAREFVQVLQSSLNMQGLVVGPDFAFGYQREGTVEVLSALGDELGFSVEVVHPVTFDDLVVSSTEVRKCVEAGDMSHAAEMLGHAFTISGFVIEGDRRGRTIGFPTANIAVDPGCIVPGHGVYATWTQADGRSHLSATNIGVRPTFGGGGRQIETHLLDYDGDLYNAKLWVAFARKLRDERPFSGIDALVEQLRRDVAAAREALEEDRALLPGGW; this is translated from the coding sequence ATGACCGTACTCGACGAACTTGCCCGGCTGCACTCGGACAACCCCACCGTCGTCACTGTCGGCATGTTCGATGGCGTGCACCGGGGGCACCAGCACCTCATCGAGCGGCTCAAGGAGGCCGCCGCCCGGAAGGGCTGCGCCAGCGCCGTCATCACCTTCACCAACCACCCCCGTTCCGTCATGCGGCCGGACGCGCGCGTCCCGCTGCTCAACACCCCCGAGGACCGGCTGCGGCTCATCAGCGAACAAGGCGTCGACCTCGTTGTGCCGCTGAGCTTCACCCTGGAGTTCTCCTACCTGCGGGCCCGGGAGTTTGTACAGGTACTCCAGAGCAGCCTCAATATGCAGGGTCTTGTCGTTGGCCCCGACTTTGCCTTTGGGTACCAGCGGGAGGGCACTGTGGAGGTGCTGTCGGCGCTCGGTGATGAGCTCGGCTTTTCGGTGGAAGTGGTACACCCTGTCACCTTCGACGACCTCGTGGTGAGCAGCACCGAGGTGCGCAAGTGCGTCGAGGCCGGCGACATGTCGCACGCCGCCGAGATGCTGGGGCATGCTTTCACCATCTCCGGGTTCGTCATCGAGGGCGATAGGCGGGGACGGACCATCGGCTTCCCCACCGCGAACATTGCTGTGGACCCGGGGTGCATCGTGCCGGGGCACGGCGTCTACGCCACGTGGACGCAGGCGGACGGCCGGTCGCACCTCTCGGCGACGAACATCGGCGTGCGGCCCACCTTCGGCGGCGGCGGCCGGCAGATCGAGACGCACCTGCTGGACTACGACGGCGACCTGTACAACGCCAAGCTCTGGGTCGCCTTCGCGCGGAAGCTGCGCGACGAGCGGCCGTTCAGCGGCATCGACGCGCTCGTGGAACAGCTGCGCCGCGACGTGGCGGCCGCGCGGGAAGCGCTGGAGGAGGACCGGGCGCTGCTGCCGGGCGGCTGGTAG
- a CDS encoding peptidyl-alpha-hydroxyglycine alpha-amidating lyase family protein has product MADRIGVDRFTYETEEGWDKIPAGYEFPDASGVTVDKDDNVYILNRGAHPVIVLDKDGNFVRSWGEGEFDQRAHGIHCSPDNFIYTVNDSQHCIKRYTTEGVLVMVIGDENQAAEKWSGTPFHRPTNMAVSPNTGDIYITDGYGNSRVHRYTAEGKHIVSWGAPGVEPGEFQIPHNVVVDSDENVYVTDRENYRLQVFDRNGNLQAIWQNIYRPQALCMDQKGIIYVGEMLMEPDLADYPMVGHRLNAFTNKGERLARIGDPLLGDGPTQFIAPHGFGVDSKGNLYVGEVSHTVYGRRLAPPQTFRCFRKLKLVG; this is encoded by the coding sequence ATGGCCGATCGGATTGGCGTCGACCGCTTCACCTACGAGACCGAGGAGGGCTGGGACAAAATCCCGGCCGGATACGAATTCCCGGATGCCTCCGGCGTCACTGTCGACAAGGACGACAACGTCTACATCCTCAACCGGGGCGCCCACCCTGTCATCGTGTTGGACAAGGACGGCAACTTCGTCCGCTCCTGGGGCGAGGGCGAGTTCGACCAGCGCGCCCACGGCATCCACTGCAGCCCGGACAACTTCATCTACACCGTCAACGACAGCCAGCACTGCATCAAGAGGTACACCACCGAGGGCGTGCTGGTCATGGTCATCGGCGATGAGAACCAGGCGGCCGAGAAGTGGAGCGGCACCCCGTTCCACCGCCCCACCAACATGGCGGTGTCCCCCAACACCGGAGACATCTACATAACCGACGGCTACGGCAACAGCCGCGTCCACCGCTACACGGCCGAGGGCAAGCACATCGTGTCGTGGGGGGCGCCGGGCGTGGAGCCGGGGGAGTTCCAGATCCCGCACAACGTCGTGGTGGACAGCGACGAGAACGTCTACGTCACCGACCGGGAGAACTACCGTCTGCAGGTCTTCGACCGCAACGGCAACTTGCAGGCCATCTGGCAGAACATCTACCGGCCCCAGGCCCTCTGTATGGACCAGAAGGGCATCATCTATGTGGGCGAGATGCTCATGGAGCCGGACCTGGCCGACTACCCGATGGTGGGCCACCGGCTCAACGCCTTCACGAACAAGGGCGAGCGCCTCGCCCGCATCGGCGACCCCTTGCTCGGCGACGGCCCGACGCAGTTCATCGCGCCGCACGGCTTCGGGGTGGACTCGAAGGGGAACCTGTACGTGGGAGAGGTGTCGCACACGGTCTACGGCCGGCGCCTGGCCCCGCCGCAGACGTTCCGGTGCTTCCGCAAGCTGAAGCTGGTGGGGTAA
- the nfi gene encoding deoxyribonuclease V (cleaves DNA at apurinic or apyrimidinic sites), whose product MKLAATYDWPGTLEAAKALQQALAGMVSTHNDIPALPRYVAGVDVSPPDADGWVRGAVAVLRWPELTLAEVRVGRDKPPVPYIPGYLAFREVPAVSDALERLETVPDVILVDGQGMAHPRRFGLACHLGLTAGVPTIGCAKSRLLGRFEELGEERGSSAPLVDRGEVVGAAVRSRTGVSPIYVSVGHRVTLDGAIAFALTCCGRYRVPEPTRLAHFAAAGRFAEGFYGIIESGAAPSRQQSQRCGQ is encoded by the coding sequence GTGAAGCTGGCAGCCACATACGATTGGCCGGGCACTCTAGAGGCCGCGAAGGCCCTGCAGCAGGCCCTCGCCGGCATGGTCTCCACCCACAACGACATCCCCGCTTTGCCCCGCTACGTCGCCGGCGTGGACGTCTCGCCGCCCGACGCCGACGGCTGGGTGCGCGGCGCCGTCGCCGTGCTCCGCTGGCCCGAGCTGACGCTCGCCGAGGTCCGCGTCGGGCGCGACAAGCCCCCCGTGCCCTACATCCCCGGCTACCTCGCCTTCCGCGAGGTTCCCGCCGTTTCCGACGCCCTCGAACGACTGGAGACTGTGCCGGACGTCATTCTCGTCGACGGGCAGGGCATGGCGCATCCGCGGCGATTCGGGCTGGCCTGCCACCTGGGGCTGACAGCCGGCGTCCCGACCATCGGCTGCGCCAAGTCGCGCCTGCTCGGCCGCTTCGAGGAGTTGGGCGAGGAGCGTGGAAGCTCGGCGCCGCTCGTCGACAGGGGCGAGGTCGTCGGAGCTGCCGTGCGGTCGAGGACGGGCGTTTCGCCCATCTACGTCTCCGTCGGGCACCGCGTAACTCTGGACGGGGCTATAGCCTTCGCGCTCACCTGCTGCGGCCGTTACCGCGTCCCCGAGCCGACCCGGCTTGCACACTTTGCCGCAGCGGGCAGATTCGCGGAGGGCTTTTACGGTATCATTGAGAGTGGAGCAGCGCCGTCGCGCCAACAGTCGCAACGGTGCGGACAATGA